In Felis catus isolate Fca126 chromosome A3, F.catus_Fca126_mat1.0, whole genome shotgun sequence, a single genomic region encodes these proteins:
- the CLEC4F gene encoding C-type lectin domain family 4 member F isoform X1 has product MNCDKVHFFTDNQSVSLQPRGLDSAAGAPAAPRRPRLVQTTLTVMAVTVASLLVVLFVMVLQKPRLPLEPYASFQEFSAMIAREDNTTSQLPVEPYNSQHSGGVAEWQETIQMFKSHVENSSTWSMEMQTLTCRVDNVSSQIQVLGGHLENASADIQMVKGVLQVANTLTFQTQMLRSSMEGASAEIRKLKGDLEKANTLNSQTYSFLKSSLENASIDLHMLNGGLENANTEIQILKAGLEMANAQAQLANSSLKNANAQIHVLRGQLDSVHDLRAQNQVLRSSLEGANAEIQRVKGSLQNANALNSQTQTFLKGHLDNASSEIQLLRDHFKRAGDEIHLLKRDLETVTAQTQEASHHLEQTDVQIQLLKTELENANALDSKIQVLNGYLKNASREIQTLKQGMKSASALDSKTQILESNLQKASAEIQRLKGDLQDTKTLTTRIQEEQSRLETLRVAFGSQEQLQRTQNQLLQLILQGWNAYSGSLYYFSHVKKSWHEAEQFCVSQGAHLASVTSEEEQEFLVKFTSTSYHWIGLTDRGKEGLWRWVDGTPFNAFRSRVFWGTNQPDNWRHQDGQTEDCVHIEQKWNDMHCDTPYHWVCKKPINQHVA; this is encoded by the exons ATGAATTGTGACAAGGTCCACTTTTTCACAGACAACCAGAGTGTCTCCCTGCAGCCCcgag GGCTGGACTCTGCGGCAGGGGCTCCTGCAGCCCCCAGGAGGCCAAGACTTGTTCAGACCACCCTGACGGTTATGGCTGTGACTGTTGCCTCCTTGCTGGTGGTTCTCTTTGTTATGG TTCTACAGAAGCCAAGACTTCCTTTGGAGCCATATGCCTCTTTCCAAGAGTTTTCTGCCATGATTGCCAGAGAGGACAACACGACCAGCCAGTTACCTGTGGAACCCTACA ATTCCCAGCACTCTGGCGGGGTGGCAGAGTGGCAAGAGACTATCCAGATGTTTAAAAGCCACGTGGAGAATTCCAGCACCTGGAGCATGGAGATGCAGACGTTGACTTGTAGAGTGGACAATGTCAGTTCTCAGATCCAGGTGCTCGGTGGTCATCTGGAAAATGCCAGTGCTGACATCCAGATGGTAAAGGGAGTTCTACAGGTTGCCAATACCTTGACTTTCCAGACCCAGATGTTAAGGAGTTCCATGGAAGGTGCCAGTGCTGAGATCCGGAAGCTAAAAGGagatctggaaaaggcaaacactTTAAATTCCCAGACctacagtttcttaaaaagcagTTTAGAAAATGCCAGCATTGATCTCCACATGTTGAATGGAGGCTTAGAAAATGCCAACACTGAAATTCAGATATTGAAGGCAGGGTTGGAAATGGCAAATGCCCAGGCCCAGCTGGCAAACAGTAGCTTAAAGAATGCTAATGCTCAGATCCATGTTTTGAGAGGCCAATTGGATAGTGTCCATGATTTAAGGGCCCAAAATCAGGTTTTAAGAAGCAGTTTGGAAGGAGCCAATGCTGAGATCCAGAGGGTAAAGGGAAGCCTGCAAAATGCAAATGCTTTAAACTCCCAGACCCAGACTTTTCTGAAAGGCCATTTAGACAATGCCAGCTCTGAAATCCAGTTACTAAGAGATCATTTCAAAAGGGCAGGTGATGAGATTCACTTGTTAAAAAGAGATTTAGAGACTGTCACTGCCCAGACCCAAGAAGCAAGCCACCATCTGGAGCAGACAGATGTTCAGATCCAGTTATTAAAAACAGAGCTAGAAAATGCTAATGCCTTAGATTCCAAGATTCAGGTGTTAAATGGTTATTTGAAAAATGCCAGCAGAGAGATACAGACCCTAAAACAAGGAATGAAGTCTGCTTCAGCCTTAGATTCCAAGACCCAGATATTAGAGAGCAATCTGCAGAAGGCCAGTGCTGAGATCCAGAGGTTAAAAGGGGATCTACAGGACACCAAAACACTAACTACGAGAATCCAGGAGGAGCAGAGTCGCCTGGAGACACTCCGTGTGGCCTTTGGTTCCCAGGAGCAGCTACAGAGGACACAAA ATCAACTTCTTCAGCTGATCCTGCAAGGCTGGAATGCCTACAGCGGGAGCTTGTATTACTTTTCTCACGTCAAGAAGTCTTGGCATGAGGCTGAGCAGTTCTGTGTGTCCCAGGGAGCCCACCTGGCCTCAGTGACTTCTGAGGAGGAGCAG GAATTTCTGGTAAAGTTCACGAGTACCTCTTACCACTGGATTGGCCTCACTGACAGGGGCAAGGAGGGCCTCTGGCGCTGGGTGGATGGGACACCATTCAATGCTTTCCGGAGCAGAGT gttttggggCACAAATCAGCCAGACAACTGGCGGCACCAGGATGGGCAGACAGAAGACTGTGTCCATATTGAGCAGAAGTGGAATGACATGCACTGTGACACCCCCTATCACTGGGTCTGTAAGAAGCCCATCAACCAGCATGTGGCCTGA
- the CLEC4F gene encoding C-type lectin domain family 4 member F isoform X3, producing the protein MNCDKVHFFTDNQSVSLQPRGLDSAAGAPAAPRRPRLVQTTLTVMAVTVASLLVVLFVMVLQKPRLPLEPYASFQEFSAMIAREDNTTSQLPVEPYNSQHSGGVAEWQETIQMFKSHVENSSTWSMEMQTLTCRVDNVSSQIQVLGGHLENASADIQMVKGVLQVANTLTFQTQMLRSSMEGASAEIRKLKGDLEKANTLNSQTYSFLKSSLENASIDLHMLNGGLENANTEIQILKAGLEMANAQAQLANSSLKNANAQIHVLRGQLDSVHDLRAQNQVLRSSLEGANAEIQRVKGSLQNANALNSQTQTFLKGHLDNASSEIQLLRDHFKRAGDEIHLLKRDLETVTAQTQEASHHLEQTDVQIQLLKTELENANALDSKIQVLNGYLKNASREIQTLKQGMKSASALDSKTQILESNLQKASAEIQRLKGDLQDTKTLTTRIQEEQSRLETLRVAFGSQEQLQRTQNQLLQLILQGWNAYSGSLYYFSHVKKSWHEAEQFCVSQGAHLASVTSEEEQEFLVKFTSTSYHWIGLTDRGKEGLWRWVDGTPFNAFRSRVQCHGGS; encoded by the exons ATGAATTGTGACAAGGTCCACTTTTTCACAGACAACCAGAGTGTCTCCCTGCAGCCCcgag GGCTGGACTCTGCGGCAGGGGCTCCTGCAGCCCCCAGGAGGCCAAGACTTGTTCAGACCACCCTGACGGTTATGGCTGTGACTGTTGCCTCCTTGCTGGTGGTTCTCTTTGTTATGG TTCTACAGAAGCCAAGACTTCCTTTGGAGCCATATGCCTCTTTCCAAGAGTTTTCTGCCATGATTGCCAGAGAGGACAACACGACCAGCCAGTTACCTGTGGAACCCTACA ATTCCCAGCACTCTGGCGGGGTGGCAGAGTGGCAAGAGACTATCCAGATGTTTAAAAGCCACGTGGAGAATTCCAGCACCTGGAGCATGGAGATGCAGACGTTGACTTGTAGAGTGGACAATGTCAGTTCTCAGATCCAGGTGCTCGGTGGTCATCTGGAAAATGCCAGTGCTGACATCCAGATGGTAAAGGGAGTTCTACAGGTTGCCAATACCTTGACTTTCCAGACCCAGATGTTAAGGAGTTCCATGGAAGGTGCCAGTGCTGAGATCCGGAAGCTAAAAGGagatctggaaaaggcaaacactTTAAATTCCCAGACctacagtttcttaaaaagcagTTTAGAAAATGCCAGCATTGATCTCCACATGTTGAATGGAGGCTTAGAAAATGCCAACACTGAAATTCAGATATTGAAGGCAGGGTTGGAAATGGCAAATGCCCAGGCCCAGCTGGCAAACAGTAGCTTAAAGAATGCTAATGCTCAGATCCATGTTTTGAGAGGCCAATTGGATAGTGTCCATGATTTAAGGGCCCAAAATCAGGTTTTAAGAAGCAGTTTGGAAGGAGCCAATGCTGAGATCCAGAGGGTAAAGGGAAGCCTGCAAAATGCAAATGCTTTAAACTCCCAGACCCAGACTTTTCTGAAAGGCCATTTAGACAATGCCAGCTCTGAAATCCAGTTACTAAGAGATCATTTCAAAAGGGCAGGTGATGAGATTCACTTGTTAAAAAGAGATTTAGAGACTGTCACTGCCCAGACCCAAGAAGCAAGCCACCATCTGGAGCAGACAGATGTTCAGATCCAGTTATTAAAAACAGAGCTAGAAAATGCTAATGCCTTAGATTCCAAGATTCAGGTGTTAAATGGTTATTTGAAAAATGCCAGCAGAGAGATACAGACCCTAAAACAAGGAATGAAGTCTGCTTCAGCCTTAGATTCCAAGACCCAGATATTAGAGAGCAATCTGCAGAAGGCCAGTGCTGAGATCCAGAGGTTAAAAGGGGATCTACAGGACACCAAAACACTAACTACGAGAATCCAGGAGGAGCAGAGTCGCCTGGAGACACTCCGTGTGGCCTTTGGTTCCCAGGAGCAGCTACAGAGGACACAAA ATCAACTTCTTCAGCTGATCCTGCAAGGCTGGAATGCCTACAGCGGGAGCTTGTATTACTTTTCTCACGTCAAGAAGTCTTGGCATGAGGCTGAGCAGTTCTGTGTGTCCCAGGGAGCCCACCTGGCCTCAGTGACTTCTGAGGAGGAGCAG GAATTTCTGGTAAAGTTCACGAGTACCTCTTACCACTGGATTGGCCTCACTGACAGGGGCAAGGAGGGCCTCTGGCGCTGGGTGGATGGGACACCATTCAATGCTTTCCGGAGCAGAGT
- the CLEC4F gene encoding C-type lectin domain family 4 member F isoform X2: protein MNCDKVHFFTDNQSVSLQPRVLQKPRLPLEPYASFQEFSAMIAREDNTTSQLPVEPYNSQHSGGVAEWQETIQMFKSHVENSSTWSMEMQTLTCRVDNVSSQIQVLGGHLENASADIQMVKGVLQVANTLTFQTQMLRSSMEGASAEIRKLKGDLEKANTLNSQTYSFLKSSLENASIDLHMLNGGLENANTEIQILKAGLEMANAQAQLANSSLKNANAQIHVLRGQLDSVHDLRAQNQVLRSSLEGANAEIQRVKGSLQNANALNSQTQTFLKGHLDNASSEIQLLRDHFKRAGDEIHLLKRDLETVTAQTQEASHHLEQTDVQIQLLKTELENANALDSKIQVLNGYLKNASREIQTLKQGMKSASALDSKTQILESNLQKASAEIQRLKGDLQDTKTLTTRIQEEQSRLETLRVAFGSQEQLQRTQNQLLQLILQGWNAYSGSLYYFSHVKKSWHEAEQFCVSQGAHLASVTSEEEQEFLVKFTSTSYHWIGLTDRGKEGLWRWVDGTPFNAFRSRVFWGTNQPDNWRHQDGQTEDCVHIEQKWNDMHCDTPYHWVCKKPINQHVA, encoded by the exons ATGAATTGTGACAAGGTCCACTTTTTCACAGACAACCAGAGTGTCTCCCTGCAGCCCcgag TTCTACAGAAGCCAAGACTTCCTTTGGAGCCATATGCCTCTTTCCAAGAGTTTTCTGCCATGATTGCCAGAGAGGACAACACGACCAGCCAGTTACCTGTGGAACCCTACA ATTCCCAGCACTCTGGCGGGGTGGCAGAGTGGCAAGAGACTATCCAGATGTTTAAAAGCCACGTGGAGAATTCCAGCACCTGGAGCATGGAGATGCAGACGTTGACTTGTAGAGTGGACAATGTCAGTTCTCAGATCCAGGTGCTCGGTGGTCATCTGGAAAATGCCAGTGCTGACATCCAGATGGTAAAGGGAGTTCTACAGGTTGCCAATACCTTGACTTTCCAGACCCAGATGTTAAGGAGTTCCATGGAAGGTGCCAGTGCTGAGATCCGGAAGCTAAAAGGagatctggaaaaggcaaacactTTAAATTCCCAGACctacagtttcttaaaaagcagTTTAGAAAATGCCAGCATTGATCTCCACATGTTGAATGGAGGCTTAGAAAATGCCAACACTGAAATTCAGATATTGAAGGCAGGGTTGGAAATGGCAAATGCCCAGGCCCAGCTGGCAAACAGTAGCTTAAAGAATGCTAATGCTCAGATCCATGTTTTGAGAGGCCAATTGGATAGTGTCCATGATTTAAGGGCCCAAAATCAGGTTTTAAGAAGCAGTTTGGAAGGAGCCAATGCTGAGATCCAGAGGGTAAAGGGAAGCCTGCAAAATGCAAATGCTTTAAACTCCCAGACCCAGACTTTTCTGAAAGGCCATTTAGACAATGCCAGCTCTGAAATCCAGTTACTAAGAGATCATTTCAAAAGGGCAGGTGATGAGATTCACTTGTTAAAAAGAGATTTAGAGACTGTCACTGCCCAGACCCAAGAAGCAAGCCACCATCTGGAGCAGACAGATGTTCAGATCCAGTTATTAAAAACAGAGCTAGAAAATGCTAATGCCTTAGATTCCAAGATTCAGGTGTTAAATGGTTATTTGAAAAATGCCAGCAGAGAGATACAGACCCTAAAACAAGGAATGAAGTCTGCTTCAGCCTTAGATTCCAAGACCCAGATATTAGAGAGCAATCTGCAGAAGGCCAGTGCTGAGATCCAGAGGTTAAAAGGGGATCTACAGGACACCAAAACACTAACTACGAGAATCCAGGAGGAGCAGAGTCGCCTGGAGACACTCCGTGTGGCCTTTGGTTCCCAGGAGCAGCTACAGAGGACACAAA ATCAACTTCTTCAGCTGATCCTGCAAGGCTGGAATGCCTACAGCGGGAGCTTGTATTACTTTTCTCACGTCAAGAAGTCTTGGCATGAGGCTGAGCAGTTCTGTGTGTCCCAGGGAGCCCACCTGGCCTCAGTGACTTCTGAGGAGGAGCAG GAATTTCTGGTAAAGTTCACGAGTACCTCTTACCACTGGATTGGCCTCACTGACAGGGGCAAGGAGGGCCTCTGGCGCTGGGTGGATGGGACACCATTCAATGCTTTCCGGAGCAGAGT gttttggggCACAAATCAGCCAGACAACTGGCGGCACCAGGATGGGCAGACAGAAGACTGTGTCCATATTGAGCAGAAGTGGAATGACATGCACTGTGACACCCCCTATCACTGGGTCTGTAAGAAGCCCATCAACCAGCATGTGGCCTGA